In Taeniopygia guttata chromosome 2, bTaeGut7.mat, whole genome shotgun sequence, one genomic interval encodes:
- the TXNL4A gene encoding thioredoxin-like protein 4A isoform X2 encodes MYELYDPCTVMFFFRNKHIMIDLGTGNNNKINWAMEDKQEMIDIIETVYRGARKGRGLVVSPKDYSTKYRY; translated from the exons ATGTACGAGTTGTATGACCCCTGTACCGTCATGTTTTTCTTCAG GAACAAACACATCATGATTGATTTAGGTACAGGTAATAACAACAAGATCAACTGGGCAATGGAAGATAAACAGGAGATGATTGACATTATAGAAACTGTTTATAGAGGAGCCCGCAAAGGTCGAGGTTTGGTGGTATCACCAAAAGATTATTCCACTAAATACAGATATTGA